The sequence ACCTCGCTATGGAGAATAATCAAACCACTCCATGAGCTGAGACGTGAAAAGTACCATCTGGATTTATACTACTGCTTGGATGTTCGGTTAACATCGCTAGAGGCACTCTTTGCTCAGGACCTATGCCTTCAGTTTTGACAACTTCTAGAACTTTTCTTTCATAAATTTCAATTGCTAACTTCGCTATTAACATACACCCTAATACCGCAGCGAGTCCAACAAGCACCTTGCTGTCCATACAACCAGATTGATATTGTAATCCCAAACCAGCCACTAATAAAGCACAAGAAAGGTAAGGTGTATATTGAGAAACGAAAATTGAAAACTTGTATTCAGACATTTCTTTTTGTAGCGCTTCTTCTATGTCTTCTGGCGTTAAATTTTCACCTTGTCCTTGTGCAGGGTTTTGTAAATCCACAACTTTTTTTATTACGGAGGAAATGAGATATATACTTAACATAAAAGAGGCAACAGTTACGATTAAGCTAGCACTAAATAAGATCCCAGGTGTAGTAGTAAAATTAGCAGCCTTAAATAATTTAATTGCTAAGTAAATGTATGATGCTAGTAATGAGATTCCTAAGAATAAATTTACTAAACCAAAAATAGAGTAATACTTTGTGCGCTTATCGTTTCCATTTATCTGATTTTGTTGAGCTAGCTGCATGTACCTTTGAGTTTCCCATGCAACAATTAAGCCTGCTCCATTGCTTAACGGCTTAATGTATTTTAAAAGCTCTGTCTTATATCTGTTAATTGCCTTCATTGGCTCATCACTTCCTTTTGTTTTATCTGAATGAAATTCAGACGCTAACCTTTTATATTGTTGATGTATTAGTTTTGATGCTTCCAAGTAATTACAACCTACAATGCTTTCTTTGCTAATACGTAACCCTGTAAATTGTGGTGAATAATAATTAAATTCTTTTTTGCTTAGTTTATAGCCCATATAACACCCACAAATTAACCTATGTTTAGTATGGTATATATGCCAAATTAAGTCAACTATTCCATCAAAAGACTCTACCCAAATATAAAAACCATACTAATCTGTGGTTTGTTGTTTCTAGCTAGAGATCTTGCTGTGGAGAATTTTCGCTAAGCTTTTTATTAACCCATTTTTCTCAAAAAACAGTTATACAAAAAGCCTATTGAGTATAATATAGAAAGATAATGGTTACTCACTGCTACATAAAAAAGTTGAAATTATATAATTTTCGTAACCATTCAGATTTTGAATTGAACTCAGACGATCACTCAGCTCTCATAATTGGTAAAAATGGTATTGGAAAAACCAATATACTTGAAGCAATCTCTTTGCTTGCTAAGAGCAATGGGATGAAAAAAGCAAAAGCGAGTGAAATGCAAAATAGATTCAGTAATAAAGATTGGGCAGTTCATTATGATTTTTTTAATGGAGCGAATTTTAACTCTATTGGCATCGCAAAGAGTTTTAACAAGAAACTGATTCAGATTGATGGGAAAACGCAACCAAATCATTCTTCTATATACAAAATATCTAATGTAATTTGGCTGATTCCGCAAATGGATCAGATACTGCTTAATTCTCCAAGTGATAGGCTGAAGTTTTTAGATCGTATAGCCTCACTATTTGAAGAAGATTACACTTGCTGCTACATGCAATATAGAAAAGCTAAGCGTGAAAGGAGCAAACTTTTAAGAGAAAATATTCTAGATGAAAATTGGCTCTTTAGTCTCGAAAGTGTAATGGCTATTAATGCAGTTAACATTTTATACATGCGGTTATCTGTTCTAAAGATATTACAAGATACAATTAATAACAATTCAACTGAATCTTTCCCGAAGGCAAATTTAAAGTTCAATAGCCAGCTAAATTCGCATGATACTATAGAAGATTGTCAGAGTCGTCTAAAGCAAAATAGATACAAAGACTCTTTAACTGGTAGAGTAAATTTCGGTGTGCATAATGACAACTTTCAGGTTCTTTGTCAAAAAAGAGATGTGCCAATAAACCTGTGCTCTACAGGAGAGCAAAAGTTGTTACTGCTTTCCATTATCTTGTCCAGTGTAAAAGCAAGGTGTATTCATCACAATAAAGCACCACTTCTTTTGCTGGACGATATAATGTCTCATCTGGATAAGCACTACAGAAAAGCATTAATTGAGGAGGTGCTCAGTATTCAATGTCAAACTTGGATAACTGATGTCAATAAAGACAATTTTAATGATTACAGTACTTCTTTTAAGTTTTTTGATCTGCTATAGTGAAAATTGCTAAGCATACAATTGCAAAGTGTAATGATGATATATGAGAGATAATACGAAACCTTACAAATAAACCTCAAGACAAAAAGACGTTAGATACATACCTGTGCCATTCAAATATTGGATGACAGCAATGGCTTTATGGGCAGATAGCTTGACAACCTAGAGTAGAAATGATAATATCAAAGTATTAATTAAATATTAAGGAGATTATATGAAACAAGAAACTAAAGAACGTTTAAAAGAATATTCAATATATTATGGTAAGAGAATACCAACAGGTTTGATAATGGGAAGTGCTATAGGTTTGGGACTAAGTTGTCTACCTTTGTCACCTTTACTTATGGGAGCAATTATTGCTGCTGTTCCTATAATATTATTTACTGCATATGAATATTATAAGGAGAGTAAAGCCTTCGATAAAATGATGCAAGAACATCCGAATGTTAATCCTGAAGCTGTTAAACTTGCTAATGATTTATTTATCAAAGATGCTTTGAAAGGGCTTCTTAAAGATGTATTGACAATGTGTGTTATTGCTGCAGCTTGTGTCGGTTTTGCTGCAGGTATATGCGCACTCATTCCTGGTGCAATGGTTGTAATGGCACCAGCAGCCTTAACAGGTGCTGCAATAGGAACCATAGCAGTAGTTGCAAAAGATCCTGTAAAGCAACGTATCATATCCCCTATAGTTGCGAAAATAAATGAATGTTGTTCTTCGGTTGGATGTCAAGCTGCGTAGCTCAACTGTTGCTTGAGTAGCACTTCTATTGTCATCCCAGTGAGTGACTTTTACAGGGATGACATCATTTTGCGCACTTTTGCATTCAAAGTTGTAACGTTTGTAGAGTTGTAAGGTAGTTTATTAGACCTCTTGCAGAACCTGTTTGTGATGAGGAATTTTTAGGAGAAGTGAAGATGAGTACCACAGAATACTCGAATGTATTTGAGGAGCGCAGGCGAGCTTCGACGACAAAATTGCCTTCAGAAATAGGGCTATGCACGAGGTCTATTGAGTCATACCTTTTGCTATTAACCTTACTGCTTCGATATAACACTTATGCTCTTCAGTTAGAATACGCTCTGAGAGGCTATGAATATCATCATCGGGCAGCACTTGCACAGCAGTTTGGCTAATTATAGTGCCAGCATCAACTTCAGGAATGACGTAATGTACAGTACAACCTGTAATTTTCACCCCTGCTTTTAGAGCTTGCTCTTGAGCGTTTAGTCCTTGAAAAGACGGAAGCAAAGAAGGGTGGATGTTTATGATCTTATTATTCCACTTACTTAAGAAATCAGCTTTTAAAATTCTCATGAACCCTGCAAGGCAAATTAAATCAACCTTATGCTCAGTGAGTATTTCGTGAATTTTATCGGCATCAAGTGGCCTATCTTTAACAACAAATGCTGAAATGCCAGCTTGTTTTGCTAATTTTAAACCAGCCGCTTCACTGTTATTTGTTACAACGCATGCAATTTTTGCGGGAAAATCTTGACCTTTACACGCCTCAATTAATGCTTGCATGTTTGATCCTCTACCTGAAATTAGTATTCCTAGTTTAATCTTTTTCATTATAGCACAGTTAATTTAGAATTTATTTTAAGAGTTAATACTAACAAAACAACTCAATTTGAATAATATTATTCAAGACAATGATATAGCTAACACAGATAAGCTTTCCCGACTTCATACCGCAATTTCTTCCACAACTGTACGAACATCCCGTAAAGCGATAGGTCTTGTGTTAAGTATCAACTATTGGTATCATCCGAATGCTCCTCATCCTGTCATCCAAGTAGCCATTTTCTTGTCATCCCAGTGCGTGACACTTGTATCTTTATGATGTGAGGCATTAGAGCTAAAATACCACGCAGGAAGGGTGAAGCCGACTTGACACTAACGCCAATAAGGCCGAATTCCAGATTTTGCTCCCCTCCCATAGAGTTAAAAGACTGAACAGTATCTTTGGAATTATATCCCGTATTACAAGGTTAGTCTAAACTCTCAGTTTATTTATAGTCTTGGAGGTAATTTTATGCAAGTAAATGCTATTTTGGGTGTGGATATTTCAAAAAAGAAATTTGATGTTTGTTTGCTGATGGACAATAAAAAACGACACAAAGTCTTTCAAAATAATCAGGATGGCTTTGCAAAGCTTGTGGTTTGGTGCAATGGCCATGGAGCAAATCTTATTCATCTGTGTCTTGAGGCAACTAGCTGGTATGGGGAAGATTTGGCTACTTTTATGCACGATTTAGGGCATAATGTTAGTATAGTAAACCCGGCTCAAATCAAGGCTTTTGGCAAAAATGAGCTGCTCAGAAATAAAACAGA is a genomic window of Wolbachia endosymbiont of Folsomia candida containing:
- a CDS encoding molecular chaperone DnaJ translates to MGYKLSKKEFNYYSPQFTGLRISKESIVGCNYLEASKLIHQQYKRLASEFHSDKTKGSDEPMKAINRYKTELLKYIKPLSNGAGLIVAWETQRYMQLAQQNQINGNDKRTKYYSIFGLVNLFLGISLLASYIYLAIKLFKAANFTTTPGILFSASLIVTVASFMLSIYLISSVIKKVVDLQNPAQGQGENLTPEDIEEALQKEMSEYKFSIFVSQYTPYLSCALLVAGLGLQYQSGCMDSKVLVGLAAVLGCMLIAKLAIEIYERKVLEVVKTEGIGPEQRVPLAMLTEHPSSSINPDGTFHVSAHGVV
- the recF gene encoding DNA replication/repair protein RecF (All proteins in this family for which functions are known are DNA-binding proteins that assist the filamentation of RecA onto DNA for the initiation of recombination or recombinational repair.) produces the protein MVTHCYIKKLKLYNFRNHSDFELNSDDHSALIIGKNGIGKTNILEAISLLAKSNGMKKAKASEMQNRFSNKDWAVHYDFFNGANFNSIGIAKSFNKKLIQIDGKTQPNHSSIYKISNVIWLIPQMDQILLNSPSDRLKFLDRIASLFEEDYTCCYMQYRKAKRERSKLLRENILDENWLFSLESVMAINAVNILYMRLSVLKILQDTINNNSTESFPKANLKFNSQLNSHDTIEDCQSRLKQNRYKDSLTGRVNFGVHNDNFQVLCQKRDVPINLCSTGEQKLLLLSIILSSVKARCIHHNKAPLLLLDDIMSHLDKHYRKALIEEVLSIQCQTWITDVNKDNFNDYSTSFKFFDLL
- the purN gene encoding phosphoribosylglycinamide formyltransferase, whose protein sequence is MKKIKLGILISGRGSNMQALIEACKGQDFPAKIACVVTNNSEAAGLKLAKQAGISAFVVKDRPLDADKIHEILTEHKVDLICLAGFMRILKADFLSKWNNKIINIHPSLLPSFQGLNAQEQALKAGVKITGCTVHYVIPEVDAGTIISQTAVQVLPDDDIHSLSERILTEEHKCYIEAVRLIAKGMTQ